CACGTGTTCGAGATACCACGAGAAGTCCTCGCCCCCACCGGATTGCGGGGTGTCGGACAGGGCGTTGGGGCCGAGGGCGCGGATGGCGTCCTCGAACATGCGCGCCGAGACCTCGTCGTTGACCACCGGCGGCACCCCGCGCCGGTAGTTCAGTTCGTAGCTGACCCCCGTCGGGGCGAGCAGACCGTGGACGATCTCCCGGACCATCGGCTCGAGCAGCTGCCAGGTGTCGTGGTCGCCGGTGCGGACGGTGCCGGCCAGCATGCCGGTGCGCGGGATCGCATTCGGGGCCTTGCCCGCGCTCACCGCGCCCCACACCATCACGGTGCCGGTGCGCGGATCGATACGCCGGCTCAGCATGCCCGGCAGGCCGGTGATGACCGCGCCGAGGCCGTAGACCAGATCGCCGGTCAGGTGCGGGCGCGAGGTGTGCCCACCGGGCGAGTCGAGCACGAGCTCGACGGTGTCCGCCGCCGAGGTGATCGGTCCGACCCGCATGCCGATCTTGCCGGCCTCGAGGCGCGGATCGCAGTGCAGCGCGAAGATGCGCGAGACCCCTTCGAGGCCACCGGCCGCGACGACGTCGAGCGCCCCACCCGGCATGACCTCCTCGGCGGGCTGGAAGACCAGCCGGACCCCCACCGGCAGTTCCGGGACGCTCGCCAGCGCCAGGCCCGCACCGAGCAGCACCGTCGTGTGGGCGTCGTGACCGCAGGCGTGCGACACACCCGGCACCGTCGACTCGAAGGGCAGGCCCGTCATCTCCTGCAGGGGCAGCGCGTCCATGTCAGCGCGCAGCGCGATCCGCGGGCCCTCGGACGGCCCGAGATCGCAGATCAGGCCGGTGCCGCGGGGCAGCACCTTCGGGTCGAGCCCGGCGGCCCGCAGATGGTTGGCGACGAACTCGGTGGTGGCGTACTCCTGCCGTGCGAGTTCCGGATTGGCATGGATGTGGCGGCGCCAGGCCGACAGGTCGTCGAGGTGCCGGTCGAGCCACTTCTCCACGTACGGATTCATCGGCGATCGACCCCCTCGAGGAACACCGCACGACGGTCCGGGTCGGCGGCGGCACGGGCGGCGGTGCGCGCCAGCGCGCGGGCCCCGTCGAGCACCGCGCGGTCGGCGGACCACGTGACGCACGCGGCGGCGAACGCTTCCTGATGTGTGACCGCGCCACCGGAGTCGAGTCCGATGACGGGATGGATACCCGGAACCACGTTCGTCACGTTTCCCATGTCGGTGCTGCCCAGGGGGCGCGCTCCTTCCTCCTCCACGGGCAGCGGACGGCGCCCGAGATCGATGATCTCCTCACGATATGCCTGCACCAGCCAGGGGTCGGGAGTGAGTTCGGTGTAGGTCGGCGACACGGTCCGGATCCGGTGGGTGCAGCCGGTGGCGAGAGCCCCTGCGGCGAAACAGTTGCGGGCCCGTTCGACCAGGTCGTCGAGGAGTTCGCTGGTGCCCGCGCGCAGGTAGTAGAGCAGCTCGGTGTGGCTCGGCACGATGTTCGGCGCGATCCCGCCCTGCGCGACGATCCCGTGGATCTGCTGTCCGGGATGCAGGTGCTGGCGCAGCAATCCGACCGCGACCTGCGCGACGGTCGCCGCGTCGGCCGCGTTGAGGCCGTACTCGGGGGCGGCGGACGCGTGGGCCTCGCGGCCCTCGTACTCGACCGCGATGTCGGCGAGGGCGAGCGAGGTCGCGCCGGTGATGTCCTGGGGGCCCGGGTGCACCATCATCGCGGCGCCGACGTCGTCGAACACGCCGCGCTCGAGCATGAGCACCTTGCCGCCACCGGTCTCCTCCGCCGGGGTGCCGATCACCCGCACGGTGACGCCGAGTTCGTCGGCGAGCGCGGCCAGTCCGATCCCGGCGCCGGCGGCCGCGGCAGCGATGATGTTGTGCCCGCAGGCGTGGCCGATGCCGGGCAGTGCGTCGTACTCGGCGAGGAACGCCAGGACGAGCTCGCCGCTGCCGTA
This region of Rhodococcus sp. Z13 genomic DNA includes:
- a CDS encoding M20 family metallopeptidase; protein product: MTTESDRAIEAASGDLIALSHSIHAEPELAFEEHRSAAKVVEVLREHGFEVRTGIADLPTAFDARYGSGELVLAFLAEYDALPGIGHACGHNIIAAAAAGAGIGLAALADELGVTVRVIGTPAEETGGGKVLMLERGVFDDVGAAMMVHPGPQDITGATSLALADIAVEYEGREAHASAAPEYGLNAADAATVAQVAVGLLRQHLHPGQQIHGIVAQGGIAPNIVPSHTELLYYLRAGTSELLDDLVERARNCFAAGALATGCTHRIRTVSPTYTELTPDPWLVQAYREEIIDLGRRPLPVEEEGARPLGSTDMGNVTNVVPGIHPVIGLDSGGAVTHQEAFAAACVTWSADRAVLDGARALARTAARAAADPDRRAVFLEGVDRR
- a CDS encoding M20 family metallopeptidase, producing the protein MNPYVEKWLDRHLDDLSAWRRHIHANPELARQEYATTEFVANHLRAAGLDPKVLPRGTGLICDLGPSEGPRIALRADMDALPLQEMTGLPFESTVPGVSHACGHDAHTTVLLGAGLALASVPELPVGVRLVFQPAEEVMPGGALDVVAAGGLEGVSRIFALHCDPRLEAGKIGMRVGPITSAADTVELVLDSPGGHTSRPHLTGDLVYGLGAVITGLPGMLSRRIDPRTGTVMVWGAVSAGKAPNAIPRTGMLAGTVRTGDHDTWQLLEPMVREIVHGLLAPTGVSYELNYRRGVPPVVNDEVSARMFEDAIRALGPNALSDTPQSGGGEDFSWYLEHVPGAMGRLGVWSGSGPELDIHQPTFDLDERALAVGVRVMTNLVLQAG